In Aggregatibacter sp. 2125159857, one DNA window encodes the following:
- a CDS encoding endonuclease domain-containing protein: MQPYEKYLKENSQKLRVDQTDAERKLWQRINRDQLLGFRFNRQKPLLSYIVDFYCAKAKLIIELDGSQHYEPDYQEKDALRDAELNSLGFMVMRFSNDEVMREIEAVVEQIYLFLENVRVD; encoded by the coding sequence ATGCAACCCTATGAAAAATACTTAAAAGAGAATTCGCAGAAATTGCGAGTGGATCAAACGGATGCGGAAAGAAAGCTATGGCAACGCATCAATCGAGATCAATTATTAGGTTTTCGATTTAATCGACAAAAGCCACTTTTAAGTTATATCGTTGATTTTTATTGTGCGAAAGCAAAGCTGATTATCGAATTAGATGGTAGTCAGCATTATGAACCTGATTATCAGGAAAAGGATGCATTGCGAGATGCAGAATTAAATTCACTTGGTTTTATGGTGATGCGATTTAGCAATGATGAAGTCATGCGTGAAATTGAAGCGGTAGTAGAGCAGATTTATTTGTTTTTAGAGAATGTAAGGGTTGATTGA
- the rpoH gene encoding RNA polymerase sigma factor RpoH, with translation MDKETQTMVLVPQGSLEAYIRAANEYPMLTAEEEKELAERLYYHEDIEAAKKLVLSHLRFVIHVARGYSGYGLPQADLIQEGNIGLMKAVKRFNPEVGVRLVSFAVHWIKAEIHEYVLRNWRIVKVATTKAQRKLFFNLRKTKQRLGWFNENEVDMVANELGVSPQDVVEMESRMTGADVTFDLPTDDHDEETYAPALYLEDKSSNFAAELENENYEAQATDRLAVALDNLDARSQDIIKARWLDETKATLQDLAAKYNISAERVRQLETNALKKLKTAISV, from the coding sequence ATGGATAAAGAAACTCAAACTATGGTGTTAGTTCCCCAAGGAAGCTTAGAAGCCTATATTCGCGCAGCGAATGAATACCCGATGTTAACGGCGGAAGAGGAAAAGGAACTTGCGGAACGTTTGTATTACCACGAAGATATTGAAGCGGCAAAAAAACTCGTGTTATCTCACTTGCGCTTCGTTATCCATGTTGCCCGTGGCTATTCCGGTTATGGCTTGCCACAAGCGGATTTAATTCAAGAAGGCAATATCGGTTTAATGAAAGCGGTTAAGCGTTTTAACCCGGAGGTCGGTGTTCGCTTAGTGTCTTTCGCCGTGCATTGGATCAAAGCGGAAATTCACGAATACGTTTTGCGTAATTGGCGCATTGTGAAAGTCGCGACGACCAAAGCGCAACGTAAGTTGTTCTTTAATCTACGTAAAACCAAACAACGCTTAGGTTGGTTTAATGAAAACGAAGTGGACATGGTGGCGAATGAGTTAGGCGTTTCTCCGCAAGATGTGGTGGAAATGGAATCGCGCATGACCGGAGCGGATGTCACCTTTGATTTACCAACCGATGATCATGATGAAGAAACCTATGCACCGGCATTATACTTGGAAGATAAAAGCTCCAATTTTGCAGCGGAATTAGAAAATGAAAACTACGAAGCACAAGCTACCGACCGACTTGCTGTCGCTTTGGATAACTTGGATGCCCGTAGCCAAGACATTATCAAAGCCCGTTGGTTAGATGAAACCAAAGCTACGTTGCAAGATTTGGCAGCAAAATACAATATTTCTGCCGAACGCGTTCGTCAGCTCGAAACCAACGCACTGAAAAAATTAAAAACCGCAATAAGTGTCTAA
- a CDS encoding OsmC family protein, translating to MKQHIYQTTVEWVGNLGRGTSSYTAYERDFIASALNKPNILGSADPAFRGDKTRWNPEDMLLASISACHKLWYLHFCAVNNIIVQEYRDEAIAIMDEGSSEHAGRFISATLKPRVRISSESDAVKALALHENAHHACFIANSLNFPVKCEAIIEKD from the coding sequence ATGAAGCAACATATTTATCAAACTACCGTAGAGTGGGTTGGAAATTTAGGGCGGGGCACTTCTTCTTATACTGCGTATGAGCGGGATTTTATTGCTTCGGCATTGAATAAACCCAATATTTTAGGTTCTGCTGATCCAGCTTTTCGTGGTGATAAAACACGTTGGAACCCAGAAGATATGTTATTAGCCTCCATTTCTGCCTGTCATAAATTATGGTATTTACATTTTTGTGCCGTTAATAACATTATTGTGCAAGAATACCGTGATGAAGCAATAGCGATTATGGATGAAGGCAGTTCTGAGCATGCAGGACGCTTTATTTCGGCAACATTAAAACCTCGTGTGAGAATTTCAAGCGAGTCGGATGCTGTTAAGGCATTGGCATTACATGAAAATGCACATCACGCGTGTTTTATTGCAAATTCACTTAATTTTCCAGTGAAATGTGAAGCTATTATTGAAAAAGATTAA
- the glyS gene encoding glycine--tRNA ligase subunit beta yields MTTQNFLVEIGTEELPPKALKTLATSFADNVEVELNQAGLSFDKIEWFAAPRRLAVKVLNLATQQPSKEIEKRGPAVSAAFDAEGKPTKAAEGWARGCGITVEQAERIATDKGEWLVHRAKIEGQPTKNLLNGIVANALAKLPIPKPMRWADKTVQFIRPVHTVTMLLGDELIDGEILGVASARTIRGHRFLGEKEFEIQHADQYPQLLREKGSVVADFNERKAEILAKSQAKATALGGVADIEESLLEEVTSLVEYPNVLAAKFEERFLAVPAEALVYTMKGDQKYFPIYDKDGKLLPHFIFVSNINPEDPTAIIEGNEKVVRPRLTDAEFFFKTDLKQKLVDRLPRLETVLFQQQLGTLKDKTDRIEQLAGEIAKQIGADEAKAKRAGLLSKCDLMTNMVFEFTDTQGVMGMHYARHDGEDEEVAVALNEQYMPRFAGDELPKSLVASAVALADKFDTLTGIFGIGQAPKGSADPFALRRAALGALRIIVEKNLPLDLEDLVKKSAALFGDKLTNQNVVSDVVDFMLGRFRAWYQDEGIAVDVIQAVLARRPTRPADFDARVRAVSHFRTLDSAEALAAANKRVANILAKAEGDIGAIDVALCVEPAEQVLAQSVLSLAKEVQPLIAQGEYTAVLDKLAGLRQPVDNFFDNVMVNAEDAKLRQNRLAILNTLQGLFLQVADISLLQ; encoded by the coding sequence ATGACAACCCAAAACTTCCTAGTAGAAATCGGCACAGAAGAGCTGCCACCAAAAGCTCTCAAAACATTAGCAACCTCTTTTGCGGATAACGTCGAAGTGGAATTAAACCAAGCGGGTTTATCATTTGATAAAATCGAATGGTTTGCGGCACCGCGTCGTTTGGCGGTGAAAGTGTTGAACTTAGCCACACAACAACCGAGCAAAGAAATCGAAAAACGTGGGCCGGCAGTGTCAGCTGCTTTTGATGCGGAAGGCAAACCGACTAAAGCGGCAGAAGGTTGGGCGCGTGGTTGTGGCATTACTGTGGAGCAAGCAGAACGCATTGCAACCGATAAAGGTGAATGGCTTGTTCACCGTGCAAAAATTGAAGGTCAGCCGACTAAAAACTTACTGAACGGCATTGTGGCTAATGCGTTGGCGAAATTGCCAATTCCAAAACCAATGCGTTGGGCTGACAAAACCGTGCAATTTATCCGTCCGGTTCACACGGTGACTATGTTATTAGGCGATGAGTTAATCGATGGCGAAATTTTAGGTGTGGCTAGTGCGCGCACCATTCGCGGCCACCGTTTCTTAGGCGAGAAAGAATTTGAAATTCAACATGCCGACCAATATCCGCAATTATTGCGTGAAAAAGGGTCTGTGGTAGCGGACTTCAACGAACGTAAAGCAGAAATTTTGGCAAAATCTCAAGCAAAAGCGACCGCACTTGGCGGCGTAGCGGACATTGAAGAAAGCTTGCTTGAGGAAGTGACTTCGTTGGTGGAATATCCAAACGTTTTAGCGGCTAAATTTGAAGAACGTTTCTTAGCAGTGCCTGCGGAAGCCTTGGTTTACACTATGAAAGGCGACCAAAAATATTTCCCAATTTATGATAAAGACGGCAAATTATTACCGCACTTTATTTTTGTCTCTAACATCAACCCTGAAGATCCAACCGCGATTATCGAAGGGAACGAAAAAGTGGTTCGCCCACGTTTAACCGATGCGGAATTCTTCTTCAAAACTGACTTAAAACAAAAACTGGTTGATCGTTTACCACGTTTAGAAACCGTGTTATTCCAACAACAATTGGGTACATTGAAAGACAAAACTGACCGTATTGAGCAACTTGCAGGCGAAATTGCAAAACAAATCGGTGCAGATGAAGCGAAAGCAAAACGTGCCGGCTTACTGTCAAAATGTGACTTAATGACCAACATGGTGTTCGAATTCACCGATACGCAAGGTGTAATGGGCATGCACTATGCTCGTCACGATGGTGAAGACGAAGAAGTGGCGGTGGCGTTAAACGAACAATATATGCCACGCTTTGCGGGAGATGAGTTACCGAAATCCTTAGTGGCAAGTGCAGTCGCTTTGGCGGATAAATTTGACACTTTGACGGGTATCTTTGGTATCGGACAAGCACCTAAAGGCAGCGCAGACCCATTTGCATTACGTCGTGCAGCATTAGGTGCATTGCGTATTATCGTTGAGAAAAACTTACCACTGGATTTAGAAGATTTAGTGAAAAAATCAGCCGCACTTTTCGGTGATAAACTCACGAATCAAAACGTGGTTTCCGATGTGGTGGACTTCATGCTCGGTCGTTTCCGTGCGTGGTATCAAGATGAAGGCATCGCGGTGGATGTGATTCAAGCGGTATTGGCGCGTCGTCCAACCCGTCCGGCTGACTTTGATGCACGCGTGCGTGCGGTTTCACATTTCCGTACACTTGATTCTGCGGAAGCTTTGGCAGCCGCCAATAAACGCGTAGCGAATATTTTGGCGAAAGCGGAAGGCGACATTGGCGCAATTGATGTGGCGCTATGCGTTGAACCGGCAGAACAAGTGCTTGCGCAAAGCGTGTTAAGTTTGGCGAAAGAGGTTCAGCCATTAATCGCACAAGGAGAATATACGGCAGTGTTGGATAAACTCGCCGGCTTGCGTCAACCGGTGGATAACTTCTTTGATAATGTGATGGTGAATGCGGAGGATGCCAAATTGCGTCAAAACCGCCTAGCTATTTTGAACACGTTGCAAGGGTTATTCTTACAGGTGGCGGATATTTCGTTGTTGCAATAA
- the mutS gene encoding DNA mismatch repair protein MutS — protein sequence MMSKENFEQHTPMMKQYLQLKAENPDILLFYRMGDFYELFYDDAKRASALLDISLTKRGQSAGQPIPMAGVPYHAVEGYLAKLVQLGESVAICEQIGDPNTAKGPVERQIVRIVTPGTVSDEALLPERQDNLIAAVYQENDHFGLATLDMTSGRFQLCEPQSKADLQTELQRIAPVELLYCEDFADFHLIEHAKGLRRRPIWEFELKTAIQQLCHQFNTKDLRGFGVEKAILGLCAAGCLLQYARETQRTALPHIQSIHLIHHSENIQLDAATRRNLELTQNLAGGTENTLAAVLDKCVTPMGSRLLKRWIHQPICDVAKLKQRQQAIGAILEQDVVADLQPYLQQVGDMERILARVALRTARPRDLTRLRTALEQIPYIKNRLAEKTSAKMTALYQQLGDFSAQFDLLQRAIIDSPPVLIRDGGVIAAGYNAELDEWRELADGATRYLEDLEQRERESTGIDTLKIGFNAVHGYYIQISQGQAHKAPIHYVRRQTLKNAERYIIPELKTYEDKVLKAKGASLALEKQLYDEIFDQLLPHLGDLQLAGLALAELDVLTNLAERAESLNYVAPTLSAQTGIHIQNGRHPVVEQVLKEPFIANPTELTEQQHFLIITGPNMGGKSTYMRQTALITLMAYMGSFVPADSAIIGPVDRIFTRIGASDDLASGRSTFMVEMTEMANILHQATDKSLVLIDEIGRGTSTYDGLSLAWACAEWLAKKIRSLTLFATHYFELTVLPEQVQGIGNIHLDAIEHNDTIAFMHAVQKGAASKSYGLAVAALAGVPQQVIKLAKQKLAQLEKLSQQNTNQQIQDLRLLNQRQGELAFDQAEDENKAMLLNMLQELDPDELSPKQALAYLYQLKKMVKG from the coding sequence ATGATGTCAAAAGAGAATTTCGAACAGCATACACCAATGATGAAACAATATCTGCAACTCAAAGCGGAGAATCCGGATATTTTGTTATTTTATCGCATGGGCGATTTTTACGAGCTGTTTTATGACGATGCGAAACGCGCCTCCGCACTGTTGGATATTTCGTTGACTAAACGCGGACAATCTGCAGGGCAGCCAATTCCTATGGCAGGCGTGCCTTATCACGCGGTGGAAGGCTATTTAGCGAAGTTGGTGCAGTTAGGGGAGTCTGTCGCCATTTGCGAACAAATCGGTGATCCGAATACGGCGAAAGGCCCTGTTGAACGCCAAATTGTGCGCATTGTCACGCCGGGCACGGTGAGCGATGAAGCGTTGTTACCGGAACGGCAAGACAACCTCATTGCCGCGGTGTATCAGGAAAACGATCACTTCGGTTTGGCGACCTTAGACATGACGTCCGGTCGTTTTCAGCTATGCGAACCGCAATCCAAAGCGGATTTGCAAACGGAATTACAACGCATCGCGCCGGTAGAATTGCTTTATTGTGAGGATTTCGCTGATTTTCACCTAATCGAACACGCTAAAGGTTTGCGTCGTCGCCCTATTTGGGAATTCGAGCTAAAAACCGCCATTCAGCAGCTTTGCCATCAATTTAATACCAAAGACTTGCGCGGATTCGGTGTTGAAAAAGCGATTCTGGGTTTATGTGCCGCCGGTTGTTTATTGCAATACGCACGCGAAACGCAACGCACCGCCTTGCCGCATATTCAAAGCATTCATCTCATTCACCACAGCGAAAATATTCAGTTGGACGCGGCAACCCGTCGCAATTTGGAGCTCACTCAAAATCTGGCGGGCGGTACGGAAAACACGTTGGCGGCGGTATTGGATAAATGCGTCACCCCAATGGGTAGTCGCTTACTCAAACGATGGATTCATCAGCCGATTTGTGATGTGGCAAAACTCAAACAACGCCAACAAGCCATTGGGGCGATTTTAGAACAGGATGTAGTGGCGGATTTGCAACCTTATTTGCAACAAGTGGGTGACATGGAGCGCATTTTGGCCCGCGTGGCGTTACGCACCGCCCGTCCGCGTGATTTAACCCGATTGCGTACCGCTTTAGAGCAGATTCCTTATATAAAAAATCGGTTGGCTGAAAAAACATCCGCCAAAATGACCGCACTTTATCAGCAGCTAGGTGATTTTTCGGCACAATTTGATCTGTTACAACGAGCGATTATTGACAGCCCACCGGTGTTAATTCGTGATGGTGGCGTTATTGCGGCAGGTTACAATGCAGAATTGGATGAATGGCGTGAATTAGCCGACGGGGCCACCCGTTATTTGGAAGATCTGGAACAGCGGGAACGGGAAAGCACCGGTATTGATACCTTAAAAATAGGTTTCAATGCGGTGCACGGTTATTACATTCAAATTAGCCAAGGGCAAGCCCATAAAGCGCCGATTCATTATGTACGTCGTCAAACCTTAAAAAATGCCGAACGTTATATCATTCCTGAATTGAAAACCTATGAAGATAAGGTGCTGAAAGCAAAAGGCGCTTCTTTGGCGCTGGAAAAGCAGCTATACGATGAAATTTTCGACCAATTATTACCGCACTTGGGTGACTTACAGCTCGCTGGTTTGGCATTAGCTGAATTGGATGTGCTCACCAATTTAGCGGAGCGGGCGGAAAGCCTGAATTATGTGGCGCCGACCTTATCGGCACAAACGGGCATTCATATTCAAAACGGCCGTCACCCTGTGGTGGAACAAGTGTTGAAGGAACCGTTTATTGCCAACCCAACAGAGCTTACGGAACAGCAACATTTCCTCATTATCACCGGCCCAAATATGGGCGGTAAAAGTACCTATATGCGCCAAACAGCGCTGATTACCTTAATGGCGTACATGGGCAGTTTCGTACCGGCAGACAGTGCGATAATTGGCCCTGTTGATCGTATTTTTACCCGTATCGGTGCTTCTGATGATCTCGCTTCCGGACGCTCAACCTTCATGGTAGAAATGACAGAAATGGCAAATATTCTGCACCAAGCAACAGACAAAAGTTTGGTGTTAATTGATGAAATCGGCCGTGGAACCTCCACTTACGACGGTTTGTCCCTCGCTTGGGCTTGTGCTGAGTGGTTGGCGAAGAAAATTCGCTCTTTAACCTTATTCGCTACCCACTATTTTGAGCTCACGGTACTGCCGGAACAGGTACAAGGCATCGGTAATATTCATTTAGATGCCATTGAGCATAATGACACCATCGCTTTTATGCACGCCGTGCAGAAAGGTGCTGCCAGCAAAAGCTATGGTCTTGCCGTCGCTGCCTTGGCAGGTGTGCCACAACAAGTCATCAAGCTCGCTAAACAAAAACTGGCACAATTAGAAAAACTGTCACAGCAAAACACCAATCAACAGATTCAGGATCTGCGTTTATTAAATCAACGCCAAGGTGAATTAGCATTTGATCAGGCGGAAGATGAAAATAAGGCGATGTTATTGAATATGTTACAAGAATTAGATCCAGATGAATTAAGTCCAAAACAGGCATTGGCCTATTTGTATCAGTTAAAGAAAATGGTGAAAGGGTGA
- a CDS encoding histidine-type phosphatase — MKKTPQILTALLLGSALAGSVFAEEHRPNTPSAEYELEKVLIFSRHGLRSPVEKDPQEMAKYSPYTWAKWDVPSGHLTAKGTVLETYFGQYLGQWLADKGLLTTERCASGEGIFAYANGVQRTIATGQAIVSSAFAGCNVQLQHHGKIGSEKDPIFNTQVHNPSQALIESAKNNVDLTALQQKLAPNYALLSEIIDYKNSPNCLQKGECDLGGKIGEYSIKDGKSVKITGSISTGKKIVSALLLAHYVGKPDAEIANGRVDSQEKWRAINEIKNEYYRTLFKNNEALAQNVSYPLLAFIQQQLNSENKINLLVGHDSNIVALLAALGVEPYELDDSLENIPIGGKLLFEVWKHKPSGKLKFKLDYVYQTTEQLINITPLSLATPPNQTALTLKGCEKDENGFCDYERFQQVLSEGIENGKK, encoded by the coding sequence ATGAAAAAAACACCTCAAATTCTGACCGCACTTTTGCTTGGTTCTGCCTTGGCGGGCAGTGTATTTGCCGAGGAACATCGCCCAAATACACCGAGTGCAGAGTATGAACTTGAGAAAGTCTTGATTTTTAGTCGTCATGGATTGCGCTCGCCGGTGGAAAAAGATCCACAGGAAATGGCAAAATATTCCCCCTATACGTGGGCGAAATGGGATGTGCCATCCGGCCATCTCACGGCAAAAGGGACGGTGTTAGAAACCTATTTCGGACAGTATTTAGGTCAATGGCTTGCAGATAAAGGGTTACTAACAACAGAACGTTGTGCATCGGGCGAAGGCATTTTTGCTTATGCAAATGGTGTGCAACGCACCATTGCAACAGGGCAAGCGATTGTTTCTAGTGCATTTGCGGGCTGTAATGTTCAATTGCAACATCACGGTAAAATTGGTTCAGAAAAAGATCCGATTTTTAACACCCAAGTGCACAATCCAAGTCAAGCCTTGATTGAATCGGCAAAAAATAACGTTGATTTAACCGCTTTACAGCAAAAATTAGCGCCGAATTATGCGCTATTAAGTGAGATCATCGATTACAAAAACTCACCAAACTGCTTGCAAAAAGGCGAATGTGATTTAGGTGGAAAAATCGGTGAGTATAGTATTAAAGACGGCAAGTCGGTCAAGATTACTGGTTCTATCAGCACTGGGAAGAAAATTGTCAGCGCATTATTGCTCGCCCATTATGTGGGCAAACCTGATGCAGAAATCGCAAACGGCCGCGTGGATAGCCAAGAAAAATGGCGTGCAATTAACGAAATTAAAAACGAATATTACCGCACGTTATTTAAAAACAACGAAGCGTTAGCACAAAATGTCTCGTATCCATTATTGGCATTTATTCAGCAACAGTTAAACAGTGAAAACAAAATTAACTTATTAGTTGGACACGATTCGAATATTGTTGCGTTGCTTGCGGCACTAGGCGTTGAGCCTTATGAGTTGGATGATTCATTGGAAAATATCCCAATCGGTGGCAAGTTGCTGTTTGAAGTGTGGAAGCACAAACCAAGTGGCAAGCTCAAATTTAAGTTGGATTATGTTTATCAAACCACCGAACAACTGATTAACATCACGCCATTAAGCTTAGCGACACCACCAAACCAAACAGCATTAACCCTCAAAGGCTGTGAAAAAGATGAAAATGGCTTTTGTGATTATGAGCGGTTTCAACAGGTGTTGAGTGAAGGGATTGAGAACGGCAAGAAGTAG
- the pyrG gene encoding glutamine hydrolyzing CTP synthase gives MATNYIFVTGGVVSSLGKGIAAASLAAILEARGLNVTIMKLDPYINVDPGTMSPTQHGEVFVTQDGAETDLDLGHYERFIRTKMTKRNNFTTGKIYSEVLRKERRGDYLGATIQVIPHITNEIKARVIDGAAGHDVAIVEVGGTVGDIESLPFLEALRQLAVQVGRERTIFMHLTLVPYIPTAGEVKTKPTQHSVKELLSIGIQPDVLICRSDRMIPPNERAKIALFCNVPERAVISLKDVSSIYQIPALLKSQGLDDFICNRFHLTCPEADLSEWEQVLYQQANPTGEVTIGMVGKYTELPDAYKSVNEALKHAGLKNRLSVNIKYIDSQDVETKGVDILKGLDGILVPGGFGYRGVEGKILTAQYARENNIPYLGICLGMQVALIEFARNVAGMSHANSSEFDRTCEQPVVGLITEWQDADGKTEVRSDKSDLGGTMRLGAQKCHLVEGSLARKLYGAETIEERHRHRYEVNNVLLPQIEKAGLKVTGLSADKKLVEIIEVPNHPWFVACQFHPEFTSTPRDGHPLFEGFVKAAKENQKKSD, from the coding sequence ATGGCTACCAATTATATTTTCGTCACAGGCGGCGTAGTTTCTTCGCTTGGTAAAGGCATTGCAGCAGCATCACTTGCCGCGATTTTAGAAGCGCGCGGCTTGAACGTCACGATCATGAAACTTGACCCTTATATCAACGTCGATCCGGGCACCATGAGCCCAACCCAGCACGGTGAAGTTTTCGTGACCCAAGACGGTGCAGAAACCGATTTGGATTTAGGTCACTATGAGCGTTTTATTCGCACCAAAATGACCAAGCGTAATAACTTCACCACCGGTAAAATCTATTCCGAAGTGTTACGCAAAGAGCGTCGCGGTGACTATCTTGGCGCGACCATTCAAGTGATCCCACACATTACCAACGAAATCAAAGCGCGCGTGATTGATGGCGCCGCAGGGCATGATGTAGCCATCGTAGAAGTGGGTGGCACCGTGGGCGATATTGAATCGCTCCCGTTCTTGGAAGCCTTGCGCCAACTTGCCGTACAAGTAGGACGTGAACGCACTATTTTCATGCACTTAACGCTTGTGCCTTATATTCCGACTGCCGGCGAAGTCAAAACCAAACCGACGCAACATTCTGTGAAAGAATTGTTGTCCATCGGAATTCAACCGGACGTGCTGATTTGCCGTTCCGACCGCATGATTCCGCCAAATGAACGCGCCAAAATTGCGTTATTCTGCAACGTGCCGGAACGCGCGGTGATTTCGTTAAAAGATGTGTCTTCCATTTACCAAATTCCGGCACTCTTGAAATCTCAAGGATTGGATGATTTCATTTGCAATCGTTTCCACTTAACTTGCCCGGAAGCCGATTTATCCGAATGGGAACAAGTGTTGTATCAACAAGCCAACCCGACGGGCGAAGTCACTATCGGTATGGTGGGTAAATACACCGAATTGCCGGATGCCTATAAATCCGTAAACGAAGCGTTAAAACATGCCGGTTTGAAAAATCGTTTGAGTGTAAATATCAAATACATCGACTCACAAGATGTAGAAACCAAAGGTGTTGATATCTTAAAAGGCTTAGACGGTATTTTAGTACCGGGCGGCTTCGGCTATCGCGGTGTCGAAGGCAAAATTCTGACTGCCCAATATGCGCGTGAAAACAACATTCCGTATTTAGGTATTTGCTTAGGGATGCAAGTGGCGTTAATCGAATTTGCCCGTAATGTTGCCGGCATGAGCCATGCAAACTCTTCCGAATTTGACCGCACTTGTGAACAACCGGTAGTCGGGTTAATCACCGAATGGCAAGATGCCGACGGCAAGACTGAGGTTCGCAGCGATAAATCGGATTTAGGCGGCACCATGCGTCTTGGCGCACAAAAATGCCATTTAGTGGAAGGCAGTTTAGCACGCAAATTATATGGTGCCGAAACTATCGAAGAACGTCATCGTCACCGTTACGAAGTCAATAATGTCTTACTTCCACAAATTGAAAAAGCCGGCTTGAAAGTAACCGGTTTATCTGCTGATAAAAAACTGGTGGAAATCATTGAAGTGCCGAACCACCCTTGGTTTGTCGCTTGCCAATTCCACCCGGAATTCACCTCTACGCCACGTGATGGGCATCCATTATTCGAAGGCTTTGTGAAAGCGGCAAAAGAGAATCAGAAAAAATCTGATTAG